A segment of the Sulfitobacter sp. D7 genome:
CCGGTGGGCAAAAGCAGCGGGTCGGCATTGCCCGCGCCTTTGCGGGTGACGCGCGGATCGTGGTGGCGGATGAGCCTGTCTCGGCGCTGGATGTAAGCGTACAAGCGGCGGTGACCGACCTGCTGATGGAGATCCAGCGCGAGCAGAAGACGACGCTCTTGTTCATCAGCCATGACCTCTCCATCGTGCGCTATCTCAGCGACCGGGTGATGGTGATGTATCTGGGCCATGTGGTCGAATTGGGCGACACCGATCAGGTCTTCTCGCCGCCCTATCACCCCTATACCGAGGCGCTGCTGAGTGCCGTGCCGATTGCCGATACCAAGGTAAAGAAGAAACACATCGTCCTCGAAGGCGACGTGCCCTCGGCCATGAACCCGCCGCCGGGCTGCCCTTTTCAGACGCGCTGTCGCTGGAAATCACAGGTGCCGGGGGACCTCTGCGAACGGGAGGTCCCGCCGATGGTCACCATGGCGGACGGGCATCAGATTAAATGCCACCTCTCAGCCCAGCAATTCGCCGAGATGGAGCCGGTGATCGAAGTGGGCACGGCAGCAGAATGAAAAAGGCGCGGCTCCGAAGAGCCGCGCCTGCTCCCTCAGGCGGTTTAAGGGGGGAACGGCCTGAGGTAATCGTGATCCGGTTTTAGGGGCCGGATTTAGGGGTCGACGGACGAACCGGCTGTGTTCACATTGGCCAGACCTTCGGCCACAACATCGGCAAAGGTCGACACGAGCGCCACGTAGAATTCAGTCTCAGACGGCGGCACGTTGACATAGCCTTCGGGTGCGATGTCTTCGCCGCTATAGGCTGAGATCTTCACCGGGAAGCTCAGACCAGCGTTGTCACCGGTGGGGCTTGTGATATCAACAACGCCTTCCAACTCGTTGAATTCTTTACTGTCGGGCAACATGGTTGCGCCGTTGAGAGAGATCTTGCGGATATCGATCTTGATCTGCGGATCGGCACCATCGCTGCTCATCGGCACACGCTCTGCCACTTCGGCGCGCAGGTCTTCTTCCAGATCAGGATAGAAGTCCATGGCGTTGCTCTCTGCAGCCGCGCTGACAGAGGATTCAACGTCGATTTTCGAGACCATGATCTTATCTTGGGCAAAAGCAGAGCTGCTCAGCGCAATAACGCTTACACCGGCGGCAAGGGCGATGTTTTTCATATTCGTCAGCATGTCGTTCTCCTTTGATCTTTTATCTCTGAGGCGAGAATTTCCCGCTGCAAAGTTTCTGATCAAAGAACCCCAAGATCGCCCCAGCGGTTCCCTAGGGCGCCGGGCCAAGGGGGCATAGGCACGTGAAAATAGGCGGACAAACGCCCACCGCGCCATACAGACCCATGGATATCAATGGCTTAGCTGCCAGTGATCACTTTAACGTAATTCCGCGTTTCTTTATAGGGGGGGACGCCCCCGTATTTCTTAACCGCCCCCGGCCCCGCGTTATAAGCCGCCAGCGCCAGCTCCCAACTGCCGAAAGCGCGGTACTGTATTTTGAGGTAGCGCGCGCCGCCTTCAAGGTTCTGCACCGGATCGGTCGGGTCGACGCGCAGCGCCTGCGCGGTCTGGGGCATCAGTTGAGCCAATCCCATCGCCCCCTTGTGCGACAGCGCCTTGGGGTTCCAGCCGCTTTCCTGCTGAACCAGCCGCAGAAACAGATCAACCGGGATACCATGCCGGGTCGCCGCCGCGCGGGCATGGGTCAGAAAGGCCCCTTTGTAGGAACCGTTGTATTTCGGCGCATCCCATTTCGTCGGGGTGACAACCTTGGGCGGTTGCAGCCGAACGGAGGCGGAATATTGCTTGGATGCGCGGTTATCGAGGATGCTTTTCTGAGAAGAAAACAAACCCGCGCGGTTTTTGCTGGCAAACATATCGGCTGCCGCCGGCGCTGCCCCCATCGCGATCATCCCGGCTGCCGCCAAACCTACCGCGGCCAGACCGGCCAAACGTCCCGTCTTTCGCATCTCTGCCCCCTGCCGTTGCATTGCGCGCAGTATACCCAAAACCGCGCGGCCTACCAGCCCCCGGAAACCGGCCCGCCACGCGGCGTGCCTTGATGGGCGGCGAGGTGGGAAAGCCGGTGTCATCCGGCGGACAACCGCGATATAAACGGCCGAATTGGGCGCGCTCGGATTCGCGCCCGACGCAATGACACAGCAATGACAAACGAGGGGGCAAGATGGCCGGCTCAGTGAACAAAGTGATCCTTATCGGCAACCTCGGGCGCGACCCCGAGGTGCGGTCGTTCCAGAACGGCGGCAAAGTGTGCAACCTGCGCATCGCCACCTCGGAAACATGGAAAGACCGCAACACCGGTGAGCGCCGCGAGAAGACCGAATGGCATTCGGTGGCGATCTTCCAAGAGGGGCTCGTTCGCATCGCCGAGCAGTACCTCAAGAAGGGCTCCAAAGTGTATATCGAAGGCCAGTTGCAAACCCGCAAATGGCAAGACCAATCCGGCGCGGACCGCTATAGCACCGAAGTGGTGCTGCAGGGCTTTGGCGGCACGCTGACCATGCTCGACGGTCCCGGTGGCGCCGGGTCCGGCGGCGGTGGTGGTGGCGGCGGCTACGGTGGTGGCGGCGGTGGCGGCTACGGTGGTGGCGGCAATGACTACGGCGGCGGCTATGACAGCGGCCCGTCCTCCTCGGGCGGCGGCAGCGGTGGTGGCGGCGGCGGCGGTGGCGGCAGCCGTGATCTCGATGACGAGATCCCGTTCTAAACCCTATGCGATTTCGGGCGGGGCGCCGTTGCGCCCTGCCCACCCTCTGCGACCGCGGCCGTGACAGGTCTTTAACCGCGCCGGATTAGACCTCTCCCCATCGCGATACCCGCCGGGCATTCATCAGTTCGGCAACCGGATCAGAGGCGCTCCACGCGGGCGCCATGTCAAGACGTTCAGACATGCAGGGTGACGCCTGTCTCAAACATCCGACTTGGCGGCGCCGCCCTTTTTATTCGGCACCACAACACCTTAAAGAACAGAGTTAAACCGCCGGGCCCAGCACGCCGCGGGTCACTGGCGCGCGCTTAGCGCGTCGCGCAGCAGGGCCAGCACATCGGCATTGTCGACCTCGGCCCCCGCAAAGGCTTGGCCGATGCCGCGCGCCAGAACGAAACGCAACC
Coding sequences within it:
- a CDS encoding lytic transglycosylase domain-containing protein, whose translation is MGAAPAAADMFASKNRAGLFSSQKSILDNRASKQYSASVRLQPPKVVTPTKWDAPKYNGSYKGAFLTHARAAATRHGIPVDLFLRLVQQESGWNPKALSHKGAMGLAQLMPQTAQALRVDPTDPVQNLEGGARYLKIQYRAFGSWELALAAYNAGPGAVKKYGGVPPYKETRNYVKVITGS
- the ssb gene encoding single-stranded DNA-binding protein — encoded protein: MAGSVNKVILIGNLGRDPEVRSFQNGGKVCNLRIATSETWKDRNTGERREKTEWHSVAIFQEGLVRIAEQYLKKGSKVYIEGQLQTRKWQDQSGADRYSTEVVLQGFGGTLTMLDGPGGAGSGGGGGGGGYGGGGGGGYGGGGNDYGGGYDSGPSSSGGGSGGGGGGGGGSRDLDDEIPF